Genomic segment of Acidobacteriota bacterium:
TGGATGCTGATGGGATGGCCACTTGCATACCTCTTCGCGAAATCATCCCTCTCGAGCATTCTGGCGACTGTGTACTTCCCGGCGAGCCTGATTAACCCCTCGCTTCCCAGAGCACCGAGCCAGCGGCTGTTGAAATCGATTATTGTCTTCTCGGGATGCAGGATCTTGAAAGCCTGCTTCTTGTATGTCTCCGCGTTGGCGAGGATCTCCTGCCGCGAGAGCTGCGGCCTTGTCTTCGATCTCCCTGTCGGGTCTCCGATCATTCCGGTAAAATCACCGATGAGAAAGATGACGCTGTGCCCCATCTCCTGGAAGTGCCTCATCTTCCTCATGAGGACGGTGTGTCCCAGGTGAATGTCTGGTGCGCTCGGGTCGAAGCCAACCTTTACCTTTAGCGGCTCCCCCGTCTTGAAGGAATTGGCAATCTTCTCTTTGAGCTCGTCCTCCCGGACGAGATCGACGATCCCCTTCTTCAGGTAGGCAAGTTGCTCATAAACCGGCTTGAACTTCAAATCCTCACTCCTCCTCTTTCCCAGAGGTTTCGCTGAATTATACATTTTGAACTTATATACAGCAATCACTTTCAAAGAATGAAACCGTTCTCCTTAAGGCTCAGGAAGCCGCCATCGGCAATGATGACATGGTCGTATAGTTCGATTCCCATGATATCGGATGCCTGCTTGACGGTTTTCGTGAACTCGATGTCGTCGTTGCTTGCCTGGAGCGAGCCTCCAGGATGGTTATGGACAAGGATGAATCCCAGCGCCAGATTGCTGATGGCAGGCTGGAGGATCTCCCGCGGATGTGTTCTCGTCGTGTTCAGGCTTCCGACCGAGATCGTTTCCTTCCTGATAATCTGATTCTGAGCATTCAGGTAAAGGGCACAGAGGTGCTCTTTCCTGGCTTTCCTCAAATCCTTGAACTCCCTGTAAACATCCTGTGGCTTGGTGATCCTGCTGATGTCATCTTCTTTAATGCTGAAGATCCTCCTTCCCAGCTCGAAGGATGCTATCAGACGGCATGCCTGCACCTTCCCCACACCTGAATTCTTTCTCCACTCATTCACATCGACTTCGGGAAGAGTCGTCAGCCTATACTTCTTCAGGATTTTATCGGCGATCCTGAGGACGTTCTCCTTCCTGGTTCCTGTGCCGAGCAGAATGGCCAT
This window contains:
- the radC gene encoding DNA repair protein RadC encodes the protein MQNNLEKTKIKELPRSLQPRERLISYGVSSLSNPELMAILLGTGTRKENVLRIADKILKKYRLTTLPEVDVNEWRKNSGVGKVQACRLIASFELGRRIFSIKEDDISRITKPQDVYREFKDLRKARKEHLCALYLNAQNQIIRKETISVGSLNTTRTHPREILQPAISNLALGFILVHNHPGGSLQASNDDIEFTKTVKQASDIMGIELYDHVIIADGGFLSLKENGFIL